In Pseudomonas sp. MYb327, one DNA window encodes the following:
- the ispC gene encoding 1-deoxy-D-xylulose-5-phosphate reductoisomerase: MSRPQQITVLGATGSIGLSTLDVIARHPERYQVFALSGFTRLRELLALCVRHVPRFAVVPEAGAARTLQDDLRAAGLSTRVLVGEEGLCQIAADPEVDAVMAAIVGAAGLRPTLAAVEAGKKILLANKEALVMSGALFMQAVRKSGSVLLPIDSEHNAIFQCMPQDFARGLGKVGVRRILLTASGGPFRQTPMAELAHVSPEQACAHPNWSMGRKISVDSASMMNKGLELIEACWLFDAKPSQVEVVIHPQSVIHSLVDYIDGSVLAQLGNPDMRTPIANALAWPERIDSGVAPLDLFAIARLDFQAPDEERFPCLRLARLAAEAGNSAPAMLNAANEVAVAAFLDGRVRYPEIASIIEEVLNIEPVVAVEDLEAVFTADAKARVLAEQWLSRHGR, translated from the coding sequence GTGAGTCGCCCGCAGCAGATTACCGTACTGGGAGCCACCGGTTCGATTGGCTTGAGCACGCTTGATGTCATCGCTCGCCATCCCGAGCGATATCAAGTGTTCGCCCTGAGTGGTTTCACTCGGTTGAGAGAGTTGCTGGCGCTGTGTGTGCGTCACGTTCCGCGTTTCGCCGTAGTGCCTGAAGCCGGTGCTGCCCGAACCCTGCAGGATGATTTGCGTGCGGCAGGTCTTTCGACCCGTGTTTTGGTTGGGGAAGAAGGTCTGTGCCAGATCGCTGCCGATCCGGAAGTCGATGCGGTCATGGCGGCCATCGTCGGCGCGGCGGGGTTGCGTCCGACCCTGGCGGCGGTCGAGGCCGGCAAGAAGATTCTCCTGGCCAACAAAGAAGCACTGGTGATGTCCGGTGCATTGTTCATGCAAGCGGTGCGCAAGAGTGGTTCGGTGTTGCTGCCGATCGACAGTGAACACAACGCCATTTTCCAGTGCATGCCACAGGATTTTGCCCGCGGTCTCGGCAAAGTCGGCGTGCGTCGGATTTTGCTGACAGCCTCTGGTGGGCCGTTCCGACAGACGCCCATGGCTGAGTTGGCGCATGTTTCACCTGAGCAAGCGTGCGCCCATCCGAACTGGTCCATGGGGCGCAAGATTTCGGTCGATTCGGCCAGCATGATGAACAAAGGGTTGGAGCTGATAGAAGCCTGTTGGCTTTTTGATGCGAAGCCATCTCAGGTCGAAGTGGTGATTCACCCGCAGAGCGTGATTCATTCTCTGGTTGATTACATAGATGGTTCGGTACTGGCCCAATTGGGCAATCCGGACATGCGCACGCCAATCGCCAACGCGCTGGCCTGGCCAGAGCGGATCGATTCGGGCGTGGCGCCGCTGGATCTGTTTGCCATTGCGCGCCTGGACTTCCAGGCGCCCGATGAAGAACGGTTCCCTTGCTTGCGTCTGGCCCGTTTGGCGGCCGAAGCCGGCAACAGTGCGCCGGCGATGCTGAATGCCGCGAATGAGGTGGCTGTTGCGGCCTTTCTCGACGGACGGGTCCGTTATCCGGAAATCGCGAGTATCATCGAGGAAGTGTTGAATATCGAGCCGGTAGTAGCGGTGGAAGATCTCGAGGCGGTGTTCACGGCGGATGCGAAGGCGCGTGTGCTGGCCGAACAATGGTTGAGTCGTCACGGGCGATAA
- a CDS encoding phosphatidate cytidylyltransferase: MLKQRIITALILLPIALCGFFLLEGAAFALFIGLVVTLGAWEWARLAGFTAQPIRVAFAAIVALMLFVMYLLPGLAPWVLGASVIWWGIATYLVLTYPQSSEHWASAACKLVIGLLILLPAWQGLVQIKQYPLGNWLIMAVMVLVWGADIGAYFSGRAFGKRKLAPQVSPGKSWEGVYGGLALSLVITVIVGFFRDWTVAELFKGLIGAALIVFISVVGDLTESMFKRQSGIKDSSNLLPGHGGVLDRIDSLTAAIPVFAVLLWMAAP; the protein is encoded by the coding sequence ATGCTTAAACAACGAATCATCACTGCACTGATCCTGCTGCCGATTGCCTTGTGTGGTTTTTTCCTGCTCGAGGGGGCGGCTTTCGCGCTGTTCATCGGGCTGGTCGTGACCCTCGGCGCCTGGGAATGGGCGCGCCTGGCAGGCTTTACCGCGCAGCCGATTCGCGTTGCATTCGCAGCTATCGTCGCGTTGATGTTGTTTGTCATGTACCTGCTTCCCGGGCTCGCGCCATGGGTATTGGGTGCGTCGGTAATCTGGTGGGGGATTGCGACTTATCTGGTGCTGACTTATCCGCAGTCCAGCGAGCATTGGGCCAGTGCGGCCTGCAAGCTGGTGATTGGATTGCTGATTTTGCTGCCGGCCTGGCAAGGCCTGGTGCAGATCAAACAATACCCATTGGGTAACTGGCTGATCATGGCGGTGATGGTGCTGGTCTGGGGTGCCGATATCGGCGCGTATTTCTCCGGCCGGGCCTTCGGCAAGCGCAAGCTCGCGCCGCAAGTCAGTCCTGGCAAAAGCTGGGAAGGTGTCTACGGTGGTTTGGCTCTGAGTCTGGTCATCACTGTAATCGTCGGGTTTTTCCGCGACTGGACCGTTGCTGAACTGTTCAAGGGCTTGATCGGCGCCGCCTTGATCGTGTTTATCTCGGTCGTGGGTGATCTCACTGAGAGCATGTTCAAGCGCCAGTCCGGGATCAAGGACAGCAGCAATTTACTGCCGGGTCACGGTGGTGTGCTCGACCGAATTGACAGCCTGACCGCTGCGATTCCAGTGTTTGCCGTGCTGTTGTGGATGGCAGCACCGTGA
- the uppS gene encoding polyprenyl diphosphate synthase, producing MEKTKQAAPSAVPRHVAIIMDGNNRWAKKRFMPGVAGHKAGVDAVRAVIEVCAEAGVEVLTLFAFSSENWQRPADEVSALMDLFFKALRREAKRLNENNISLRIIGDRSRFHPELQAAMREAESMTAGANRFVLQIAANYGGQWDIAQAAQRLAREVQAGHLRPEDITPELLQTCLATGDLPLPDLCIRTGGEHRISNFLLWQLAYAELYFSDLFWPDFKHDAMRNALADFASRQRRFGKTSEQVEAGARV from the coding sequence ATGGAAAAGACCAAGCAGGCTGCACCGTCCGCGGTGCCGCGCCATGTCGCGATTATCATGGATGGTAATAATCGCTGGGCGAAAAAACGCTTTATGCCGGGTGTCGCCGGGCATAAAGCGGGCGTGGATGCGGTTCGTGCAGTTATCGAGGTGTGTGCCGAGGCCGGGGTCGAAGTATTGACCCTGTTCGCGTTTTCCAGTGAGAACTGGCAACGCCCGGCCGACGAAGTCAGTGCCTTGATGGACCTGTTCTTCAAGGCCTTGCGTCGCGAGGCCAAGCGCCTCAATGAAAACAACATCAGTTTGCGCATCATTGGCGACCGATCGCGTTTTCATCCGGAGCTCCAGGCGGCGATGCGCGAGGCTGAGTCAATGACGGCCGGCGCCAATCGTTTTGTCCTGCAAATCGCTGCCAACTACGGTGGTCAGTGGGATATCGCGCAAGCCGCGCAGCGCTTGGCGCGGGAAGTTCAGGCCGGGCATCTGCGTCCGGAAGACATCACCCCGGAACTGCTGCAAACCTGTCTGGCTACCGGCGATCTGCCGTTGCCGGACTTGTGCATCCGTACCGGTGGCGAACATCGCATCAGTAACTTCCTGCTGTGGCAGCTGGCGTACGCCGAGTTGTATTTCTCCGACCTGTTCTGGCCGGACTTCAAACACGACGCCATGCGTAACGCGCTGGCCGATTTCGCATCTCGCCAGCGCCGCTTCGGTAAAACGAGCGAGCAGGTCGAGGCTGGAGCCCGGGTTTAA